The Candidatus Rokuibacteriota bacterium DNA segment CACGGCCTCGACACCCCGGGACTGCTGAAGGCGGCCGACGCAGCCCTCTATCGCGCCAAGCGCGAACTTTCACAACGGCGTGTAATTCGTTCCCCGCCTTCCTGCTCGCTGTCGGCAACGGTGGAGCCCTCAGGCCATGCACTCTCCGTCTTGCGTCTCGACCTTGAACTCCATCTCCTCGCCGAGGTCGACAAAGTCCGCGGGCAGCGCGTCCTCCGCCGTCAAGGCTTCGAGGTCGGCGAGCAGGGCCTTCACCCGCGACAGATCCACACGGCGGAAGAATGCGAGCGCCGTCTCCCCTTCGACCCGCTCGGTCGTGTAGAGCGCCACCAGCCGCTCCACCGCCTGCGGGATCCGGCGCGCGGGCACCTTCGCCGCCAGCCGGCCGAAGGTGGCGCGGGCCTCGCCCACACCGCCCCCCAGCATCACGAAGTACTGCGGCACGGGCTTGCCCCCGACCTTGCGGACGCTCCCCTGGAAGCCGAGGCCTGCGATGTGGTGCTGACCGCAGCCGTTGGGGCAGCCGCTGATCTTGATGCTCAACCCGGGCGCGGCAGCCACCAGGTCGGGCCGTTTGCGAAGGTGAGCGCCCAGCAGTTTTCCGAGGCCGCGCGACTGCGTGACGGCGAGGCGGCAGGACTCGGCCCCAGGGCAGCTCGTGACATCCGCCAGGGTGTTCGCGTCGCCGAGGCCGAGGCCCGCGGCGGCGAGGCGCCGGTGCAGCTCCGGCACCTCGGTCGCGCGCACCCAGCGGAACAGCAGATCCTGGTTGTGGGTCACGCGCACGGTCCCGTCGCCATAGGCGAGGGCGAGGTCCGCCAGGACCCCCATCTGTCGGCCGGTGAGGTCGCCCATGGGCACGGTGACCGTGACGATGGCGTAGCCCTGTGATCCTCGGCGCACCCCTCGAAGGCGATCTTGAACTTCCGCGGCAGCGCCGCGCTCAAGGGATGGCGGAGGAAATAGCGCCTCGAACCTCGCCTGGCCTCAGGCTCCCGAAGGTTTCCCGGACCCCGCGGGGACAGCAACTCATATCAGTGAGGGCACCCAGCCGGGCACTCCGTCCAAGCATCCCTCTCGAGCCTTTGGCAACCTCTCCCGTTCTGCTCATTTTCCCTCTGCACGGGACAATAGTGCCTTCCCGATCGGAATTGTCAAGAGACACTTTTGTAACCGGGGGCCTCGCCGGCTCGGCGTCACGGTTCGCATCCGGGGCCCTGCCCGCTGTCTCAGCGCTGGCGCTGGCGCCACTCCTCCAGCTGCTTGGCGACAACGGTGGCGTTGCACTCCGGACAGATGCCGTGGCTGAAGGTGGCCTGCGAGCGCTCGCCGATGTAGGTCTCGATCTGCTCCCAGTAGTTCCGATCATTGCGGACCTTCTTGCAGTACGCGCAGATGGGCAGCAGGCCGTGGAGCTGCTTGACCTGGCTCAGTGCCATCTCGGCCTCCCGCCGGGCCTGGACGGCGGCCTCGTACAGTCGCGCGTTCTCGATGGCGATGCCGGCCTGGTCGGCCAGGCCCTGGGCGACGTTGACGGCGTCGTCGTCGAAACGATGGCCGCGCGGGCCATAGACGATCAGGGTGCCGAGAACCCGGGAGCCCATCCTGACCGGCACGCACATGAGGGCGCCGGTCCGGTCGGCCTGGACCCGCGCGCGGTGCGCCGGGATGATGTGGGAGTCCTCGGCCGTGTCCGCGGTGACGTATGGCCGGGCCGTGGCCGCGACCCTTCCGCTGATCGACTCACCGATCCTGATGCGGTCGCTCGACATGGCCTCCATGGCGCCGGGGGTTGCGCCGACGCGGACCAGCCACTCTCCCTCGGCGAGCCGGAAGCCCGCCTCTCCCTCGAAGATCTCGGCCGCCGCCTCGGAGATGGAGCCCAGCAGACCGGGCAGGTCCAGCTCCGCGGTCAGGCGACGGGAGACGGCCGCCAGGGTTCCGACGCGCTGCCTCCGGCGCTCGGACTCCTCGAGGAGGCGCGACACCGCGGCGTTGGACGCCTCCAGCTCCCGCCTGGCGGCTTCGAGCGCCGCCGTGCGATCGACCACGCGCTGCTCCAGCTCCTGGTTCAGCCGGAGCAGCTCTGCCTCGGCCTTCCGGCGCCCGGCCTCCGCCCGGGTCTGGATGCGATGGGAGACGCGGACGGCCCAGAAGAGGGAGAGGTACAGCAGAAGGCCGCCCAGGGTCGTCGTGGCCCAGACGGTGTTCCGGGCTTTGCGGATCTCCCCGTAGAGCCGCTGCGGGACCTTGTAGACCTCGAGCACGCCGATCACGGGCCCGCGATCCTGGGCGGCGAAGATCGGCACATACACTTCCGCCAGCGTCCCGAAGAACTCGCGCTCCTGCACGTTCTCGGGCTTCTGCAGGCTCTTGAGCTGAACGCGGACCTGCCCCCGCAGCGCGGCCGCGAGATCGGGGTTGTCGGAAAAGCTCCGGCCGATGAGTCGTTCGTCGTCCGACCAGAGCACGACGGCGTCACGGTCCCATGCCTTGACGCGAACGACCTCGGGCAGGCTGAGGAGCGGGCTCAGGGACGATCGGATGCGCGCCCGGTCCAGCCGAGCCTCGGGATCGATGAAGATCTGCTCAAGCCCGTAAGTGCGAGCTTGATAGCGGACGATCTGGGCGGTGGTCTGCCACTCGCTCTCTTGCATGTTCTGCACGAGCACACGAGAGGTCACCCACCCGAGGGCGGCCATCAGGGCCAGCACGCACCCCAGACTCAGCAGCGAGAAGCGCGCGAGGAGACTCAGGCTGGGAACACGCATCGCAAGGCCTCCACGCATTCGGCGGACCATTCGCCTTGCGGCGAGCATCCCCCTGCGAGTGTGGGCGTGGGGACGGTCACCATGGCACCAACGCCCAGGAAGCGGTTGGCGCCACTCTTCGACGCAATGGATCCAGTTGGAGCGTCAGTCGTCTGGTGCCGCCGACCACGT contains these protein-coding regions:
- a CDS encoding GAF domain-containing protein, with translation MRVPSLSLLARFSLLSLGCVLALMAALGWVTSRVLVQNMQESEWQTTAQIVRYQARTYGLEQIFIDPEARLDRARIRSSLSPLLSLPEVVRVKAWDRDAVVLWSDDERLIGRSFSDNPDLAAALRGQVRVQLKSLQKPENVQEREFFGTLAEVYVPIFAAQDRGPVIGVLEVYKVPQRLYGEIRKARNTVWATTTLGGLLLYLSLFWAVRVSHRIQTRAEAGRRKAEAELLRLNQELEQRVVDRTAALEAARRELEASNAAVSRLLEESERRRQRVGTLAAVSRRLTAELDLPGLLGSISEAAAEIFEGEAGFRLAEGEWLVRVGATPGAMEAMSSDRIRIGESISGRVAATARPYVTADTAEDSHIIPAHRARVQADRTGALMCVPVRMGSRVLGTLIVYGPRGHRFDDDAVNVAQGLADQAGIAIENARLYEAAVQARREAEMALSQVKQLHGLLPICAYCKKVRNDRNYWEQIETYIGERSQATFSHGICPECNATVVAKQLEEWRQRQR